A part of Flavobacteriaceae bacterium GSB9 genomic DNA contains:
- a CDS encoding CusA/CzcA family heavy metal efflux RND transporter, giving the protein MLENIIKSSLRNKLIVLLITLFIVGFGIFSLTQIPIGAVPDITNNQVQVITTSRNLSTQDVEQFITYPIELEMANLPGIEEIRSVSKFGLSVVTIVFEDNMGTYLPRQLIAEKIKSASEKIPDGFGSPEMGPITTGLGEIYQYILDIKPEFKDQYSATELRTIQDWIVKRQLSGIPGVVEVNTWGGYLKQYEVAINPKKLNAMNISYMDIFNALEKNNSIAGGGYIEKTNTSFFIRGEGLVDSLKDIENIVIKNQGVPIYIKDVAEVGYGSATRFGAITGNGEGEKVLGQVMMLKNGNSKEVIDAVKERVASIENSLPEGVYINGFLERSELIGKTTFTIAENLIFGSLIVIFVVVLLLGNLRSGLVVTSVIPLSLLFAISLMNIFGIDANLMSLGAIDFGIIIDGSIIIVEFIAFRITSQSAKLSSLSKSEQQETIDGITQKSASKMMNSAIFGQLIILIVFIPILSLSGVEGKMFKPMALTFSFALLGAMMFCLTYVPVVSSLFLKPNKQTEKNISVRLMRLLNKLYKPSIHWALGNKKLVIGLAGGLLAISIWIFTSMGGEFVPTLDEGDFVIQPVLKTGTSLGKTIEITTKIEKTLLENFQEVDQVVSRIGAAEVPTDPMSMEDSDVIIKLKPRDQWVSADSKDELADKFKEALSIIPGMEVEFTQPIEMRFNELITGVRADVAVKIFGEDLSVLASKADEIKSLIENVEGASDIVIEKVEGLPQMSVNYNRNKIARYGLNISDVNQLISMGFAGKTVGNVFEGEKRFDMVVRLDKNHRQNIENLQNLYVDTPNGIKIPLSELADIKYTTGPAKISRDDTRRRIVVGINVRNRDLQSVVDDVRTIIENQVKLPVGYSVTYGGQFENLQSAKDRLLVAVPVALILIFILLHFAFGSIKEAAMVYSAIPLAAVGGVFLLWFRGMPFSISAGVGFIALFGIAVLNGIVLIEHFKELKDAGITNIEERIKRGTIERLRPVLLTAAAAALGFLPMAISTNSGAEVQRPLATVVIGGLVTATILTLIVLPVLYAWFEEKSELKMNKKSIVPIIIILFSLQLPAQDKLLTVDDAIKIAIENNAGLKASSLKTDESKALIGSAFSFDKTSIYYSYDENNMAVNNQPLKVFGISQDFKFPTVYYSEKKVNKAKYRLRQSQYNLALEALKRDVHIAYTNLNYAKNKTKTYKFLDSLYQKFASASERRFELGETNYLEMISARSKQKQLETLLKQSQQTVVLAREQLKKVLQTDSVWVPDLASRKLELKRISLENNVGVSIYDNMNSYYKAKNQREKQNLLPDLSAEYFQGTNSTLNGNVIGYQFGIKIPLFFSGNVSKIKATSLAKEASVAEKQDYTLQLKAKQQSLLAKLRQYEDAINYYENQGKHLSEEILKTANRTFKEGEIDFFQYIQSIETATDIELTYLENLNAYNQTIIAINYLIL; this is encoded by the coding sequence ATGCTAGAAAATATTATAAAATCCAGCTTAAGGAATAAGCTCATTGTACTGCTTATTACACTTTTTATTGTTGGTTTCGGAATTTTCTCCTTAACCCAAATTCCTATTGGCGCAGTACCCGATATTACCAACAACCAAGTACAGGTTATTACCACATCAAGAAATTTATCGACCCAAGATGTAGAACAATTTATCACCTATCCTATTGAACTGGAAATGGCCAATCTCCCGGGCATTGAAGAAATTCGGTCGGTTTCAAAATTCGGGTTGTCGGTAGTTACCATTGTTTTTGAAGACAATATGGGTACCTACCTACCCCGACAGCTCATTGCTGAAAAAATAAAATCGGCTTCCGAAAAAATCCCAGACGGATTTGGTTCGCCAGAAATGGGCCCCATTACCACAGGTCTGGGCGAAATTTATCAATATATTTTAGATATAAAACCCGAATTTAAAGACCAATATTCAGCAACCGAATTACGAACCATTCAAGATTGGATCGTAAAACGCCAACTTTCCGGTATTCCAGGCGTGGTAGAAGTAAACACTTGGGGCGGTTATTTAAAACAATACGAAGTCGCCATAAACCCCAAAAAACTTAATGCCATGAACATTAGTTACATGGATATTTTTAACGCTTTAGAAAAAAACAACAGTATTGCTGGTGGTGGGTATATCGAAAAAACCAATACATCCTTTTTTATTCGAGGCGAAGGCCTGGTAGACTCGTTAAAAGACATTGAAAACATTGTTATTAAAAACCAAGGCGTACCTATTTACATAAAAGACGTCGCTGAAGTTGGCTATGGCAGTGCCACACGTTTTGGTGCTATTACTGGAAACGGCGAAGGTGAAAAAGTATTAGGCCAAGTCATGATGCTTAAAAACGGAAACTCAAAAGAAGTTATTGATGCCGTTAAAGAGCGCGTGGCTTCTATTGAAAACTCATTGCCAGAGGGTGTCTATATTAATGGTTTTTTAGAACGAAGCGAGCTTATTGGAAAAACCACCTTTACCATTGCCGAAAACTTAATTTTCGGATCGCTTATTGTCATTTTTGTAGTTGTTTTACTATTGGGCAACTTACGTTCTGGTCTTGTTGTGACCTCAGTAATTCCGTTAAGTTTATTGTTTGCCATTTCATTGATGAATATCTTTGGTATTGATGCCAATTTAATGAGTTTGGGTGCCATAGACTTTGGAATCATAATCGACGGATCCATTATTATTGTAGAATTTATTGCCTTCAGGATTACCTCGCAAAGCGCAAAACTAAGTTCACTTTCAAAATCTGAACAGCAAGAAACCATCGATGGCATTACACAAAAAAGTGCTTCAAAAATGATGAATTCGGCCATTTTTGGACAGCTTATAATTCTTATCGTTTTCATTCCTATTTTATCATTAAGTGGCGTTGAGGGGAAAATGTTCAAACCCATGGCGCTTACCTTTAGTTTTGCACTATTGGGTGCTATGATGTTTTGCTTAACCTATGTTCCGGTGGTATCATCACTATTTTTAAAACCTAATAAACAAACTGAAAAAAACATATCGGTTCGGCTCATGCGCTTATTAAATAAGCTTTACAAACCTTCAATCCATTGGGCTTTAGGCAATAAAAAACTTGTTATTGGTCTTGCGGGCGGCTTATTGGCCATAAGCATATGGATTTTCACTAGTATGGGTGGTGAATTTGTTCCCACACTCGATGAAGGCGACTTTGTTATCCAACCGGTTTTAAAAACAGGAACATCGTTAGGAAAAACCATAGAAATTACAACCAAAATTGAAAAAACACTGTTAGAAAACTTCCAAGAGGTTGATCAGGTTGTTAGCCGGATTGGTGCTGCCGAGGTTCCTACCGACCCCATGAGTATGGAGGACAGTGATGTTATCATTAAATTAAAACCTAGAGACCAGTGGGTTTCAGCTGATAGTAAAGATGAATTGGCCGATAAATTTAAAGAAGCGCTTAGCATTATACCCGGAATGGAAGTCGAATTTACACAACCTATTGAGATGCGCTTTAATGAATTGATAACAGGTGTTAGAGCCGATGTTGCCGTTAAAATATTTGGTGAAGACTTATCGGTTTTAGCAAGTAAGGCAGACGAAATTAAATCGCTTATAGAAAATGTTGAAGGCGCATCAGATATCGTCATCGAAAAGGTTGAAGGCTTGCCTCAAATGAGCGTTAACTACAATAGAAACAAAATTGCAAGATATGGTTTGAATATTTCAGACGTCAACCAACTCATATCTATGGGATTTGCGGGAAAAACCGTTGGAAACGTCTTTGAAGGTGAAAAACGTTTTGATATGGTGGTACGATTGGATAAAAACCACCGCCAAAACATTGAAAACTTACAAAACCTATATGTTGATACGCCGAACGGTATAAAAATTCCACTAAGCGAATTGGCCGATATAAAATATACAACAGGCCCAGCAAAAATTTCGAGGGACGACACCCGAAGACGTATTGTTGTGGGCATTAATGTTAGAAATCGAGATTTACAATCGGTAGTCGATGATGTAAGGACGATTATTGAAAACCAAGTAAAGCTCCCCGTTGGTTATAGTGTAACCTATGGTGGTCAGTTTGAAAACCTGCAAAGTGCTAAAGACCGATTGCTGGTTGCTGTTCCAGTAGCTTTAATTTTAATATTTATTTTATTGCATTTCGCTTTTGGCTCTATAAAAGAAGCTGCCATGGTGTATTCTGCTATTCCTTTGGCTGCTGTTGGCGGTGTTTTTCTACTATGGTTTAGAGGCATGCCCTTTAGTATTTCTGCTGGCGTTGGCTTTATTGCGCTGTTTGGTATCGCTGTGCTTAATGGTATTGTTTTAATCGAACACTTTAAAGAATTAAAAGATGCTGGCATTACCAACATAGAAGAACGCATAAAACGTGGTACAATAGAACGTTTACGACCTGTTTTATTAACTGCTGCTGCTGCAGCACTAGGTTTTTTACCCATGGCCATTTCAACTAATTCAGGGGCCGAAGTACAACGTCCTTTGGCAACCGTTGTTATTGGCGGATTGGTAACAGCTACTATTTTAACCTTAATCGTATTGCCAGTGCTTTACGCTTGGTTTGAAGAAAAATCAGAATTAAAAATGAATAAAAAATCGATAGTGCCCATCATTATTATATTGTTTTCATTACAATTACCTGCGCAAGACAAACTGCTAACGGTTGATGACGCCATAAAAATTGCCATTGAAAACAATGCTGGCTTAAAAGCTTCATCATTAAAAACTGATGAATCAAAAGCTTTAATTGGAAGCGCATTTAGTTTCGACAAAACATCCATCTACTACAGTTATGACGAAAACAACATGGCGGTTAACAACCAGCCTTTAAAGGTTTTTGGTATATCGCAAGACTTTAAGTTTCCAACCGTTTATTATTCAGAAAAAAAGGTGAATAAAGCCAAGTACAGACTTCGGCAATCGCAATACAACTTAGCCTTGGAAGCCTTAAAGCGCGATGTCCATATAGCGTACACCAATCTAAACTACGCTAAAAACAAAACCAAGACTTATAAATTTCTAGACAGTTTATATCAAAAATTTGCCAGCGCTTCTGAACGCCGGTTTGAATTGGGAGAAACTAATTACTTAGAAATGATCAGTGCCCGTTCTAAGCAAAAGCAACTTGAAACGCTTTTAAAACAATCGCAGCAAACCGTGGTTTTAGCAAGAGAGCAATTAAAAAAGGTTTTACAAACCGACTCGGTATGGGTTCCAGATTTAGCGTCTCGTAAACTGGAATTAAAACGTATTTCGTTGGAAAACAATGTTGGTGTTTCCATTTACGACAACATGAATTCATATTATAAAGCCAAAAACCAAAGAGAAAAGCAAAACCTGTTGCCCGATTTAAGTGCCGAGTATTTTCAGGGTACCAACAGTACATTAAATGGCAATGTAATAGGCTATCAATTTGGAATTAAAATTCCGTTGTTTTTCAGTGGTAACGTTTCAAAAATTAAAGCTACGTCACTAGCCAAAGAAGCTTCTGTTGCCGAAAAGCAAGATTATACGCTTCAATTAAAGGCAAAACAACAATCGTTGTTAGCAAAACTTCGACAATACGAAGACGCTATAAATTACTACGAAAATCAAGGCAAACATCTTTCAGAAGAAATTCTAAAAACCGCCAATCGCACCTTTAAAGAAGGGGAGATTGATTTCTTCCAATACATACAAAGTATTGAAACGGCTACAGACATTGAATTGACTTACCTTGAAAACCTAAACGCCTACAATCAAACCATTATAGCTATAAACTATTTAATTCTATAA
- a CDS encoding exodeoxyribonuclease III, translating to MKIISYNVNGIRAAINKGFIDWLKAANPDVVCLQEIKAMKEQLDLSVFEAAGYKYNYWFSAQKKGYSGVAILSKMKPDHVEYGTGIESMDFEGRNLRADFNGISVMSLYLPSGTNDARLDHKLEYMDMFQEYIDNLKKDFPNLIICGDYNICHEEIDIHNPKGLSKVSGFLPVERKWIGNFIDSGFIDSFRYLNPELQQYSWWSYRANARANNKGWRLDYAMVAQPLQEDIERAVILSEAVHSDHCPILLEIKK from the coding sequence ATGAAAATTATATCCTATAACGTAAACGGTATTCGCGCCGCCATAAATAAAGGTTTTATCGATTGGCTAAAAGCCGCAAACCCCGATGTAGTTTGTTTACAGGAAATTAAGGCCATGAAAGAGCAGTTGGACTTAAGTGTTTTTGAAGCCGCTGGTTATAAATACAACTATTGGTTCAGTGCTCAAAAAAAAGGGTACAGTGGCGTGGCGATTTTAAGTAAAATGAAACCAGACCACGTTGAATACGGCACAGGAATAGAATCAATGGATTTTGAAGGAAGAAACTTAAGGGCAGATTTTAATGGCATCTCTGTAATGAGTCTGTATTTGCCATCGGGCACCAACGATGCCAGGCTTGACCATAAATTGGAATATATGGATATGTTTCAAGAGTATATTGATAACTTAAAAAAAGACTTTCCTAATTTGATTATTTGCGGCGATTATAACATTTGTCACGAAGAAATTGATATTCATAACCCAAAGGGATTGAGTAAGGTTTCTGGGTTTTTGCCCGTTGAACGTAAATGGATAGGAAACTTTATTGACAGTGGGTTTATAGATTCTTTTCGATACTTAAATCCAGAGTTGCAACAGTACAGTTGGTGGAGTTATCGCGCCAATGCCCGAGCCAATAATAAAGGTTGGCGTTTAGATTACGCCATGGTGGCACAACCTTTGCAGGAAGACATCGAGCGAGCAGTAATACTAAGTGAAGCTGTACATAGCGACCATTGTCCTATACTGTTAGAAATCAAAAAATAA
- a CDS encoding OmpA family protein: protein MIKKSVSIVFALMFLASCVSPKIYKDLEAKYADLKQENRNLSRENRSLSKAKIAAENELKQLKSAYDEAVEQRDNLQAEYNATKASLDNLKASYEALEKNSSRAIAENSQKNRELLAQLEAKEQALEAENARLEKLKRELQNRSERVAELEKLIADKDAAMTSLKNAISSALTDFEGKGLTVEQRDGKVYVSMENKLLFSSGSWSVGSEGRRAVEQLGSVLGENPDIAVLIEGHTDNVPYSGNGPLTSNWDLSTKRATSIVNILRENREINPQNLTAAGRGEYAPVDTNETPEGRAKNRRIEVILTPKLDELSKLLNEN from the coding sequence ATGATTAAAAAAAGTGTATCAATAGTATTTGCCTTAATGTTTTTGGCTTCCTGTGTTTCTCCAAAAATTTACAAAGATCTAGAGGCCAAATATGCAGATCTTAAACAGGAAAACCGAAATCTATCAAGAGAAAACCGGTCGTTGTCTAAGGCTAAGATAGCGGCAGAGAATGAACTGAAACAATTAAAATCAGCTTACGATGAAGCTGTTGAACAGCGTGATAACCTGCAAGCCGAATACAACGCCACAAAAGCGAGTTTAGATAATTTAAAAGCATCTTACGAAGCCTTAGAGAAAAACAGTTCGCGAGCGATTGCTGAAAACTCTCAAAAAAATAGGGAGTTGCTGGCGCAATTAGAAGCCAAAGAGCAGGCTTTAGAAGCTGAAAATGCGCGATTGGAAAAACTTAAACGCGAGTTGCAAAATCGCTCTGAGCGTGTTGCTGAACTTGAAAAGCTAATTGCCGACAAAGATGCGGCCATGACGAGCTTGAAAAATGCAATCTCTAGTGCGTTAACCGATTTTGAAGGTAAGGGTTTAACAGTTGAACAACGTGATGGTAAGGTTTATGTTTCTATGGAAAATAAACTGTTGTTCAGTTCAGGAAGTTGGTCGGTAGGTTCTGAAGGAAGACGTGCAGTAGAGCAATTGGGTTCGGTTTTAGGTGAAAACCCAGACATCGCCGTATTAATTGAAGGCCATACCGATAATGTACCTTATTCTGGAAACGGGCCGTTAACTAGTAACTGGGATTTGTCCACTAAACGAGCGACTTCCATCGTAAATATTTTACGGGAAAACCGAGAAATAAACCCACAAAACCTTACAGCAGCAGGTCGTGGAGAATATGCTCCAGTTGATACAAATGAAACTCCTGAAGGGCGTGCTAAAAACCGTCGAATAGAAGTAATCTTAACACCTAAGTTAGACGAACTTTCTAAGTTGTTGAACGAGAATTAG
- a CDS encoding NADP(H)-dependent aldo-keto reductase, translating to MKYTTLPKTEIKVSKICLGTMTWGNQNTEAEGHAQLDYAIDQGINFIDTAEMYPVPATPETQGDTSKIIGTWLKKTGHRDKVILASKIVGRISDYTKHIRSGGLTAESVETAINNELKRLQTDYIDLYQIHWPERDTNTFATRDYKHNPDDEWEDNFNEVLHVLDNQIKAGKIRHIGISNEKAWGAMRFLEESKAHDLPRMITIQNAYSLINRIFEGDMAEISIREDLGLLAYSPMAFGVLSGKYIKGTAADNARLKLFPRFARYSSEQCTEATKRYLKIAEDNGMSLAQMSLAFVTQQPFVTSNIIGATSLDQLKENIGSINITLDDTILEQINKVHKQIPNPAV from the coding sequence ATGAAATACACAACATTACCAAAAACCGAAATAAAAGTCAGTAAAATATGTTTGGGAACCATGACTTGGGGCAACCAAAATACCGAAGCTGAAGGCCATGCGCAATTAGATTATGCCATTGATCAGGGCATTAATTTTATAGATACTGCAGAGATGTATCCTGTGCCCGCTACACCAGAAACGCAGGGAGATACCAGTAAAATTATTGGCACATGGTTAAAAAAAACAGGTCATCGCGATAAAGTAATTTTAGCCAGTAAAATTGTGGGTCGAATAAGCGATTACACCAAACATATTAGAAGTGGTGGCTTAACAGCAGAATCTGTTGAAACTGCAATAAACAATGAGCTTAAGCGATTACAGACCGACTATATAGATTTATATCAAATACATTGGCCCGAACGCGATACGAATACCTTTGCAACTAGGGATTATAAGCATAATCCTGATGATGAATGGGAAGATAATTTTAACGAGGTGCTTCATGTGCTCGACAACCAAATAAAGGCTGGTAAAATTCGGCATATTGGAATCTCTAACGAAAAGGCCTGGGGCGCCATGCGTTTTTTAGAAGAATCTAAAGCACATGATTTACCAAGAATGATTACCATACAGAATGCGTATTCTTTAATAAACCGGATTTTTGAAGGCGATATGGCCGAAATTTCAATTAGGGAAGACTTAGGTTTGTTAGCCTATTCGCCGATGGCATTTGGTGTGCTTTCGGGTAAATATATAAAAGGTACTGCAGCTGATAATGCCCGGTTAAAATTGTTCCCGAGGTTTGCGCGATATAGTAGCGAACAATGTACCGAGGCTACGAAACGGTATTTAAAAATTGCTGAAGACAACGGTATGAGTTTAGCACAAATGAGTTTGGCTTTTGTAACGCAACAGCCGTTTGTAACCAGTAATATTATTGGGGCCACTTCTTTAGATCAACTCAAGGAAAATATTGGTTCCATTAACATTACTTTAGATGATACTATTTTAGAGCAGATAAACAAAGTGCACAAACAAATACCTAATCCGGCAGTTTAA
- a CDS encoding ribonuclease E/G, with product MDKELIIRSSSENVDFALLKDGKLIELQKDEDSNDFSVGDVFIAKIRKTVPGLNAAFVNVGYEKDAFLHYHDLGPKLPSLLKFTKRVSTGKLKDFSLKNFPFEKDIEKDGKITDALKSNQSLLVQIVKEPISTKGPRISSELSIAGRYIVLVPFSNRISISQKIEDREEKDRLKRLVKSITPPGFGVIVRTVAQGRKVAELDKDLQNLLSRWTAMCKKLHKAHHPSKVLGEMNKASSILRDIFNDTFTGITVDDEELYIQIKDYLQEIAPKQESIVKLYQSKVPIFEKYGIERQIKTSFGKTVSMAKGAYLVIEHTEALHVIDVNSGNRSNKANSQEDTALEVNLIAATEIARQLRLRDMGGIIVIDFIDMTTAENRQKLFNHLRDEMKDDRAKHKVLPPSKFGLIQITRQRVRPEMNIKTREENPNGANGSEIEAPIGVVQKINHDLERLFKKDYKKLTLNTHPFIAAFLTKGFPSVRSKWFLEHKKWVKILPRDAYTYLEYHFFDKNGNQIK from the coding sequence ATGGATAAAGAATTGATCATTCGATCTAGTTCCGAAAATGTTGATTTTGCCTTATTAAAAGATGGAAAACTTATTGAATTACAGAAAGACGAAGACAGTAACGACTTTTCTGTTGGTGATGTGTTTATAGCCAAAATACGAAAAACCGTTCCTGGACTAAATGCCGCATTTGTAAATGTGGGATATGAAAAAGATGCATTTTTGCATTACCATGATTTGGGTCCAAAGCTGCCTTCTCTTTTAAAATTCACAAAACGTGTAAGCACAGGTAAACTAAAAGATTTTTCTTTAAAAAACTTCCCATTTGAAAAAGATATTGAGAAAGACGGTAAAATTACCGACGCCTTAAAATCTAATCAATCGCTATTAGTGCAAATCGTTAAAGAACCTATATCAACCAAAGGCCCAAGGATAAGCTCTGAGCTTTCCATCGCCGGTAGATATATTGTTCTGGTTCCTTTTTCGAACCGTATTTCTATTTCTCAAAAAATAGAAGACCGCGAAGAAAAAGACCGTTTAAAACGGCTCGTTAAAAGCATTACACCGCCAGGCTTTGGCGTTATAGTGCGCACCGTAGCTCAAGGCAGAAAAGTAGCTGAACTAGATAAAGATTTGCAAAATTTGCTTAGTCGATGGACGGCAATGTGCAAAAAGCTACATAAAGCACACCATCCCAGTAAAGTATTGGGTGAAATGAATAAAGCCTCGTCAATTTTAAGAGATATATTCAACGACACCTTTACCGGAATTACTGTAGACGATGAAGAGCTTTACATTCAAATTAAAGATTATTTGCAAGAAATTGCACCAAAACAAGAATCAATAGTCAAATTGTATCAGTCTAAAGTTCCTATTTTCGAAAAATACGGAATTGAACGACAAATTAAAACCTCGTTTGGCAAAACCGTTTCTATGGCCAAAGGGGCCTATTTGGTAATTGAACACACCGAAGCCCTCCATGTTATAGACGTAAACAGTGGCAACCGTTCAAATAAAGCCAACAGCCAAGAGGACACAGCATTAGAGGTCAATCTTATTGCTGCCACAGAAATAGCCCGACAGTTGCGTCTGCGCGATATGGGCGGTATTATTGTGATAGACTTTATTGATATGACCACGGCAGAAAACAGGCAAAAGCTGTTTAATCACCTTCGCGATGAAATGAAGGATGACAGAGCCAAGCACAAAGTACTGCCGCCAAGTAAGTTTGGACTAATACAAATAACCAGGCAACGCGTTCGTCCAGAAATGAACATTAAAACCCGCGAGGAAAACCCCAACGGCGCTAATGGCTCTGAGATTGAAGCACCTATAGGCGTGGTTCAAAAAATAAACCACGACCTTGAAAGACTATTTAAAAAAGACTATAAAAAGTTGACTTTAAACACACATCCTTTTATAGCAGCCTTTTTAACTAAAGGTTTTCCATCTGTGCGCTCAAAATGGTTTTTGGAGCACAAAAAATGGGTAAAGATTTTACCAAGAGATGCTTACACATACTTAGAATACCACTTTTTCGACAAAAATGGTAATCAAATTAAATAA
- a CDS encoding integration host factor subunit beta — protein MTKADLVAKISEKLGIEKGDVQATVETFMEEVKTSLESGDNVYLRGFGSFIIKTRAEKTGRNISKNTTIKIPAHNIPAFKPAKVFVEGVKTNVDVK, from the coding sequence ATGACGAAGGCTGATTTAGTAGCAAAAATTTCTGAGAAGTTAGGAATTGAAAAAGGTGACGTTCAAGCAACTGTTGAAACATTTATGGAAGAAGTAAAAACTTCATTAGAAAGTGGAGACAATGTTTATTTAAGAGGTTTTGGAAGTTTTATCATTAAAACTAGAGCAGAAAAAACAGGTAGAAACATTTCTAAAAACACAACTATTAAAATACCTGCTCATAACATTCCTGCATTTAAGCCTGCAAAAGTTTTTGTAGAAGGCGTAAAAACAAATGTAGACGTTAAATAA
- the mutY gene encoding A/G-specific adenine glycosylase: MNFSKIITNWYSVNKRVLPWRETNNPYQIWLSEIILQQTQVKQGLPYYEAFVAKYPTVFDLAKAEESEVLKLWQGLGYYSRARNLHATAKYVANELNGEFPDTYKGLLKLKGVGDYTASAIASICFNETAAVVDGNVYRVLSRYFGIETPVNSSKGCKEFKALAQELIDEKNPAEFNQAIMEFGAIQCKPKNPDCNCCPFQNSCVALAQNRIDILPVKNKSAKAKKKYFNFLVFVSGDGKTILQKREGKGIWQNLYQFPLIETNKNVDVNAFKTIVENHDLIQGADFTFTPYNKDAIVHKLSHQHLYTKFWIVNVEKLPVKGVPVAKVHDYAVPILIGNFIDSYNF, translated from the coding sequence ATGAATTTTTCAAAAATCATAACAAACTGGTACTCAGTAAACAAGAGGGTTTTGCCGTGGCGTGAAACCAACAATCCGTATCAAATATGGCTATCGGAAATTATTTTGCAGCAAACCCAAGTTAAGCAAGGCTTACCATATTATGAAGCATTTGTTGCCAAATACCCAACCGTTTTTGATCTTGCCAAAGCCGAAGAAAGCGAGGTATTAAAACTTTGGCAAGGACTTGGTTATTATTCGCGGGCCAGAAATTTACATGCCACAGCAAAATATGTAGCCAACGAGCTTAATGGAGAATTTCCAGATACATATAAAGGACTGCTAAAATTAAAAGGTGTTGGCGACTACACGGCCAGTGCAATTGCTTCAATTTGTTTTAACGAAACTGCAGCTGTGGTCGATGGTAATGTGTACAGAGTACTTTCTCGTTATTTTGGAATTGAAACACCCGTTAATTCATCAAAAGGCTGCAAAGAATTTAAAGCTTTGGCTCAAGAATTAATTGATGAAAAGAATCCTGCCGAATTTAACCAAGCGATTATGGAATTTGGTGCCATTCAATGTAAACCTAAAAATCCAGATTGTAATTGTTGTCCGTTTCAAAACAGTTGTGTGGCCTTAGCTCAAAACAGAATCGATATACTACCTGTAAAAAACAAATCTGCGAAAGCGAAAAAAAAGTATTTTAATTTTTTGGTATTTGTTTCTGGCGATGGAAAAACCATTTTACAAAAACGAGAAGGGAAAGGAATTTGGCAGAACCTATATCAGTTTCCTTTGATAGAAACTAATAAAAATGTTGATGTAAACGCCTTTAAAACGATTGTTGAAAATCACGATTTAATACAGGGGGCCGATTTTACGTTTACGCCATATAATAAGGATGCTATTGTGCATAAACTATCGCACCAACATCTTTATACTAAATTCTGGATTGTGAATGTTGAAAAGTTGCCAGTAAAAGGGGTTCCTGTTGCTAAAGTTCACGATTATGCAGTGCCTATATTAATTGGAAACTTTATTGATTCATATAATTTTTGA
- the ssb gene encoding single-stranded DNA-binding protein, translating to MSGTLNKVMLIGHLGDEVKMHYFEGGGCIGRFPLATNETYTNRQTNERVTNTEWHNIVVRNKAAEICEKYLSKGDRVYIEGRLKTRKWQDDSGNDRYSTEIQCTDFTFLTTKQESGNNAVSSNAQTPQKPVENQKPANEPIEDENDDLPF from the coding sequence ATGTCTGGAACTTTAAATAAAGTAATGCTTATAGGGCATTTGGGAGATGAGGTAAAAATGCACTACTTTGAAGGAGGAGGTTGCATTGGGCGTTTTCCTTTGGCAACAAACGAAACCTATACCAATAGGCAAACAAATGAACGTGTTACAAATACCGAGTGGCACAATATTGTAGTGCGAAATAAAGCTGCCGAAATTTGTGAAAAATACTTAAGTAAGGGCGATAGAGTTTATATTGAAGGTCGTTTAAAAACCAGAAAATGGCAAGACGATAGCGGAAACGATAGGTACTCAACCGAAATACAATGCACAGATTTTACTTTCCTTACTACTAAACAGGAGAGTGGAAACAATGCGGTTTCTTCAAATGCCCAAACGCCACAAAAGCCTGTTGAAAACCAAAAACCGGCCAACGAGCCTATTGAAGATGAGAATGATGATTTGCCGTTTTAA